One Brassica oleracea var. oleracea cultivar TO1000 chromosome C7, BOL, whole genome shotgun sequence genomic window carries:
- the LOC106305416 gene encoding uncharacterized protein LOC106305416, producing MPINLNITVRTIFLLLVASCQSAAALRPSLSEPCMVTDFPALCRGTINGQTNVNAATDVAIRELMKRTRHARDIAKKELRVLDGGVATCLSNFNSAFDNLDKALKNVKENDGFSLNINLSAALTDYDTCSEAMKGSKEINVVYKSAGVLYKMADNCLALSTLVKL from the coding sequence ATGCCAATCAATCTCAATATTACCGTCAGGACGATCTTCCTCCTCCTCGTCGCCTCATGCCAAAGCGCGGCAGCGTTGAGGCCTTCTCTCAGTGAACCCTGCATGGTGACAGATTTTCCGGCATTATGCAGAGGCACCATTAATGGTCAAACGAATGTAAACGCAGCCACGGATGTGGCAATAAGAGAGCTAATGAAGCGGACGAGGCATGCCAGAGATATCGCCAAGAAAGAGCTGAGAGTGCTTGACGGAGGAGTCGCGACTTGTTTGTCCAACTTCAATAGCGCGTTTGATAATTTGGACAAGGCACTTAAGAACGTTAAGGAAAATGATGGTTTTAGCCTCAACATTAACCTTAGCGCTGCGTTAACTGACTACGATACTTGCAGCGAGGCAATGAAGGGAAGTAAGGAAATTAACGTTGTTTATAAATCAGCCGGTGTTTTGTACAAAATGGCTGATAATTGCTTGGCGCTTTCTACCCTCGTTAAGCTTTAA